The Equus quagga isolate Etosha38 chromosome 2, UCLA_HA_Equagga_1.0, whole genome shotgun sequence genome has a window encoding:
- the LOC124233674 gene encoding olfactory receptor 2AP1-like, with translation MEKSMMGDARNRTAVQEFTLEGFPSVQPLGKVLFLVYLLAYLASIMGNTLIITITWADHRLQTPMYFFLSSFSFCECCFITTVIPKLLAMYLSRRKSISFAACFTQAFVFLFVGATIFFLMAVLSLDRYLAICKPLYYPTVMNPRMCFLLVIICLALGFFLMVVPVILLSQSSFCGPHVIPHFFCDFGPLTKLSCSDTRSIEMLAFAMDSFVLLTSLIITIIAYSNIVFTIVCLPSAKERQKAFFTCSSHLIVLSLMYSSCVLIYMKPKQTTSLDSNREAALVNTVVTPLLNPVVYTLRNKQVHQALRDALSRIRLQR, from the coding sequence atggaaaagtcaatGATGGGAGATGCAAGAAACAGGACAGCAGTCCAAGAATTCACCCTGGAGGGCTTTCCATCTGTCCAGCCCCTTGGGAAGGTTCTCTTCCTGGTGTATCTGCTGGCGTACCTGGCCTCCATCATGGGAAACACACTCATAATCACCATCACTTGGGCTGACCATCGCCTCCAGACAcctatgtatttcttcctcaGCAGTTTCTCCTTTTGTGAATGCTGTTTCATAACCACTGTTATTCCTAAGTTGCTGGCTATGTATCTGTCAAGGAGGAAATCAATTTCCTTTGCTGCCTGCTTCACACAagcctttgtctttcttttcgtGGGGGCAACCATTTTCTTCCTCATGGCTGTATTATCCCTGGATCGGTACCTGGCCATTTGCAAACCTCTGTATTACCCAACCGTCATGAACCCAAGGATGTGTTTCCTCCTGGTCATTATCTGCTTGGCTTTGGGATTCTTCCTCATGGTGGTTCCAGTTATTTTGCTTTCCCAGTCATCCTTCTGTGGCCCCCATGTCATCCCTCACTTCTTCTGTGATTTTGGGCCCTTAACTAAGCTCTCCTGTTCTGATACCAGATCTATTGAAATGTTAGCCTTTGCCATGGATTCATTTGTCCTTTTGACATCACTTATCATAACCATCATTGCATACAGCAACATAGTATTCACAATCGTGTGTCTCCCATCAGCCAAAGAGCGACAGAAAGCTTTCTTCACCTGTTCATCTCACCTCATTGTCCTCTCTCTGATGTACAGCAGCTGTGTTCTGATATATATGAAACCAAAGCAAACAACCTCGCTGGATTCCAACAGAGAGGCTGCACTTGTGAACACAGTGGTGACCCCGCTGCTGAACCCTGTCGTCTATACTCTGCGGAACAAGCAGGTTCACCAGGCTCTGAGGGATGCTTTGTCCAGGATTAGATTGCAGAGATAG